One genomic window of Gossypium hirsutum isolate 1008001.06 chromosome D11, Gossypium_hirsutum_v2.1, whole genome shotgun sequence includes the following:
- the LOC107912258 gene encoding uncharacterized protein: MGTRKICLWKSGVSSCQGHIPGSLKGEAKEKEDDPLYGADSGDDLDDFDFKGISSELGMVEGQVCSIPYELFDLPDLRDILSLDTWNSCLTDEERFSLSAYLPDMDEWTFWLTMKDLFSGSDMYFGNPMDTFFKRLKGGFYPPKISCLRETLQSLERRKYYHAIRSYHYRMVQMFTDMRRLWDECDMSAGVSERLYMWRTRRKCGDVNADLLDLNAVPNDKYLLNEDVKSDALMSHLPKRIKTWESVKEKTNVVSPSANGMNFIAPNCSTRGVLKVKTTGNATHNHNQKMIVGDISEQCRPVPKGLLKVVAKVPSVLPQVSKVFSRRSQKGLLAGAQDLQDRTVPNSATPAYSENVGSFSRTPFRWQKVAGGKMNPEQSQSMLVYQDSALGSSRYVQNSSENRSKEVGIADSGKHKLFELDEESVIGSKRYKFGQNLWQNLDRGKKGLFSYPFTDQYHEGERQTRILQKECVTILPRVAEAVSSSGIEGGLQEKLIVFPSQMKNPSDFEAENSEKPSKPSGSERLKYDLTFPLTYKRRKSQVKNSSGFTNSLITGTVIRPGNPKEPNQALGENAKALKIKFMGWENIPLNRDS; this comes from the coding sequence ATGGGCACACGGAAGATTTGCCTTTGGAAATCAGGGGTTAGTAGTTGCCAAGGTCACATTCCTGGCTCATTAAAAGGTGAGGCGAAGGAAAAGGAAGATGACCCTCTCTACGGGGCAGACTCGGGTGATGATCTGGATGACTTTGACTTCAAGGGAATTAGCAGTGAGCTTGGCATGGTGGAAGGTCAGGTTTGCAGTATACCATATGAACTTTTTGATCTACCAGATTTAAGGGATATATTGTCATTGGACACATGGAACTCGTGCTTGACAGATGAAGAACGGTTTTCTTTATCTGCCTACCTTCCCGATATGGATGAATGGACCTTTTGGTTGACTATGAAAGATCTTTTCAGTGGTAGTGATATGTATTTTGGGAATCCCATGGATACATTTTTCAAAAGATTGAAAGGTGGATTTTATCCTCCAAAGATTTCTTGTCTCAGAGAGACCTTACAGTCTCTTGAGAGGAGAAAATATTACCATGCAATAAGATCTTATCATTACAGAATGGTTCAAATGTTCACAGACATGAGAAGGTTGTGGGATGAATGTGATATGAGTGCTGGTGTTTCTGAAAGACTATATATGTGGAGAACAAGGAGGAAATGCGGGGATGTGAATGCCGATTTGCTTGACCTTAATGCAGTTCCTAATGATAAATATCTGTTAAATGAGGATGTTAAATCGGATGCACTCATGTCCCATTTACCAAAGAGAATAAAGACTTGGGAAAGTGTTAAAGAAAAAACCAATGTTGTCAGTCCATCTGCCAATGGCATGAACTTTATTGCCCCAAACTGCAGCACAAGGGGTGTTCTGAAGGTTAAAACTACTGGCAATGCTACTCACAATCACAACCAAAAGATGATTGTAGGTGACATATCAGAACAATGCCGACCAGTACCGAAGGGCCTGTTGAAAGTAGTTGCAAAAGTTCCTTCTGTCCTACCCCAAGTATCAAAAGTGTTCTCAAGAAGGTCACAGAAGGGATTGCTTGCGGGTGCCCAAGATTTACAAGATCGCACGGTGCCTAATTCAGCAACACCTGCATACTCGGAAAATGTAGGTAGCTTTAGTAGGACACCATTTCGATGGCAAAAGGTTGCTGGTGGCAAAATGAACCCTGAGCAATCTCAAAGTATGTTAGTTTATCAGGATAGTGCTTTAGGAAGCAGTAGATATGTACAAAACTCTAGTGAAAATAGAAGCAAGGAAGTTGGCATTGCTGATTCAGGTAAACATAAATTGTTCGAACTTGATGAGGAAAGTGTTATTGGTTCAAAGAGATACAAATTTGGTCAGAATTTGTGGCAGAACTTAGACAGGGGAAAGAAAGGATTGTTTTCATACCCATTTACTGACCAATACCATGAAGGAGAGAGGCAGACCAGAATCTTGCAAAAAGAGTGTGTGACTATCCTTCCAAGAGTTGCTGAAGCAGTCTCAAGTTCGGGAATTGAAGGAGGTTTGCAGGAGAAGTTAATTGTTTTTCCCAGCCAAATGAAGAACCCGAGTGATTTTGAAGCTGAAAATTCAGAGAAGCCAAGTAAACCTAGTGGTTCGGAGAGGCTTAAGTATGATCTTACCTTTCCTTTGACGTACAAGCGAAGAAAGTCTCAAGTAAAGAACTCATCAGGCTTCACCAACTCACTAATAACCGGTACTGTTATAAGACCTGGTAATCCAAAAGAACCAAACCAAGCTTTGGGAGAGAATGCCAAGGCATTGAAGATAAAATTCATGGGTTGGGAAAATATTCCTTTGAACAGGGATTCTTGA
- the LOC107912260 gene encoding GEM-like protein 1, with protein MAKPVLPHPQHPSSSSNNQFNMASHNNSPYLSISPVPSSGSRPMGTLCNALNRCARKAEALVDDFWNHLRVSPSITDAAVARIAQGTKLLAEGGHDRLFRQTFQILPGEKLLHSYVCYLSTSSGPVIGTLYISNKRIAFCSDYPLCYYDAPGYQHWMYYKVVIELDKLATVDPSANRLNPSEKYIHMITRDGYEFWFMGFISYDKALKSINEALQHSCRTLSLF; from the exons ATGGCTAAACCGGTGCTACCCCATCCTCAACATCCATCTTCCTCCTCCAACAATCAATTCAACATGGCTTCTCACAACAATAGTCCTTACCTCTCCATTTCACCAGTTCCCTCATCCGGCAGCA GGCCAATGGGTACGTTATGCAACGCCTTGAACCGATGCGCTAGAAAAGCCGAGGCCCTTGTTGACGACTTTTGGAACCACC TGAGGGTGAGCCCTAGTATTACTGATGCTGCAGTGGCAAGGATTGCCCAAGGGACAAAGCTACTTGCAGAAGGAGGGCATGATAGGTTGTTCAGACAGACATTTCAGATCTTGCCAGGGGAAAAGCTCTTACATTCTTACGTTTGCTATCTATCGACTTCCTCTGGACCAGTCATCGGTACTCTTTACATATCCAATAAAAGAATAGCGTTTTGTAGTGATTATCCCCTTTGTTATTATGATGCACCAGGTTACCAGCACTGGATGTATTATAAG GTGGTGATTGAGCTTGATAAGTTGGCTACAGTCGATCCTTCGGCAAACAGATTGAACCCTTCCGAAAAATATATTCATATGATTACCAGAGATGGCTACGAATTTTGGTTTATGGGGTTTATATCATACGACAAGGCACTCAAATCTATAAATGAAGCTTTGCAGCACAGTTGCCGCACATTATCACTGTTCTAA
- the LOC107912259 gene encoding cathepsin B-like protease 3 isoform X2 — MKKMATPLFFFATFLLLLATVHPKVIAVGQPSEVKLNSRILQDSIVKRVNENPKAGWKAALNPRFSNYTVGEFKHILGVKPTPKKELLGIPIIRHGKSLKMPANFDARTAWPQCSTIGRILDQGHCGSCWAFGAVESLSDRFCIHFGMNISLSVNDLLACCGFLCGSGCDGGVPISAWRYFVRSGVVSEECDPYFDDIGCSHPGCEPAYPTPMCEKKCVKGNQLWSQSKHYSVGAYRINSDPTDIMAEVYKNGPVEVAFTVYEDFAHYKSGVYKHVTGSVMGGHAVKLIGWGTSDDGEDYWLLANQWNKGWGEDGYFKIRRGTNECGIEDDVVAGLPSTKNLVREVADMDILKAASF, encoded by the exons ATGAAGAAAATGGCGACTCCTCTGTTCTTTTTCGCTACCTTTTTGTTACTTCTTGCCACGGTTCACCCAAAG GTAATTGCTGTGGGACAACCTTCTGAGGTCAAGCTTAACTCTCGAATCCTTCAG GATTCAATTGTCAAACGAGTAAATGAAAACCCCAAGGCCGGATGGAAAGCTGCCCTGAATCCTAGATTTTCTAATTACACT GTTGGTGAGTTTAAGCACATTCTTGGAGTCAAACCAACACCGAAGAAGGAACTTCTGGGCATTCCTATTATAAGGCATGGCAAATCCTTAAAGATGCCTGCCAATTTTGATGCTAGAACAGCTTGGCCACAATGTAGCACAATTGGAAGAATTCTTG ATCAG GGTCACTGTGGTTCTTGCTGGGCTTTTGGTGCTGTTGAATCACTATCTGATCGGTTCTGTATCCATTTTGGCATG AATATATCTTTGTCTGTTAATGATCTTCTCGCGTGCTGTGGCTTTTTATGTGGAAGTGGTTGTGATGGGGGGGTTCCAATATCTGCTTGGCGATATTTTGTGCGCTCCGGTGTTGTCTCTGAGGAg TGTGATCCGTACTTTGATGATATTGGCTGTTCTCACCCGGGTTGTGAGCCTGCATATCCTACTCCAATGTGTGAGAAAAAGTGCGTTAAGGGAAACCAGCTCTGGAGTCAGTCCAAGCACTATAGTGTCGGGGCATATAGAATCAACTCAGATCCAACTGATATCATGGCTGAAGTTTATAAGAATGGACCTGTTGAGGTCGCCTTCACCGTTTATGAG GATTTTGCTCACTACAAATCTGGAGTTTACAAGCATGTGACAGGCAGTGTTATGGGAGGTCATGCAGTTAAGCTTATCGGGTGGGGAACTTCTGATGATGGGGAGGATTACTGG CTCCTTGCAAACCAGTGGAATAAAGGCTGGGGTGAA GATGGTTACTTCAAGATCAGAAGGGGCACAAATGAGTGTGGAATCGAAGATGATGTGGTAGCTGGTTTACCTTCAACC
- the LOC107912259 gene encoding cathepsin B-like protease 3 isoform X1 yields the protein MKKMATPLFFFATFLLLLATVHPKQVIAVGQPSEVKLNSRILQDSIVKRVNENPKAGWKAALNPRFSNYTVGEFKHILGVKPTPKKELLGIPIIRHGKSLKMPANFDARTAWPQCSTIGRILDQGHCGSCWAFGAVESLSDRFCIHFGMNISLSVNDLLACCGFLCGSGCDGGVPISAWRYFVRSGVVSEECDPYFDDIGCSHPGCEPAYPTPMCEKKCVKGNQLWSQSKHYSVGAYRINSDPTDIMAEVYKNGPVEVAFTVYEDFAHYKSGVYKHVTGSVMGGHAVKLIGWGTSDDGEDYWLLANQWNKGWGEDGYFKIRRGTNECGIEDDVVAGLPSTKNLVREVADMDILKAASF from the exons ATGAAGAAAATGGCGACTCCTCTGTTCTTTTTCGCTACCTTTTTGTTACTTCTTGCCACGGTTCACCCAAAG CAGGTAATTGCTGTGGGACAACCTTCTGAGGTCAAGCTTAACTCTCGAATCCTTCAG GATTCAATTGTCAAACGAGTAAATGAAAACCCCAAGGCCGGATGGAAAGCTGCCCTGAATCCTAGATTTTCTAATTACACT GTTGGTGAGTTTAAGCACATTCTTGGAGTCAAACCAACACCGAAGAAGGAACTTCTGGGCATTCCTATTATAAGGCATGGCAAATCCTTAAAGATGCCTGCCAATTTTGATGCTAGAACAGCTTGGCCACAATGTAGCACAATTGGAAGAATTCTTG ATCAG GGTCACTGTGGTTCTTGCTGGGCTTTTGGTGCTGTTGAATCACTATCTGATCGGTTCTGTATCCATTTTGGCATG AATATATCTTTGTCTGTTAATGATCTTCTCGCGTGCTGTGGCTTTTTATGTGGAAGTGGTTGTGATGGGGGGGTTCCAATATCTGCTTGGCGATATTTTGTGCGCTCCGGTGTTGTCTCTGAGGAg TGTGATCCGTACTTTGATGATATTGGCTGTTCTCACCCGGGTTGTGAGCCTGCATATCCTACTCCAATGTGTGAGAAAAAGTGCGTTAAGGGAAACCAGCTCTGGAGTCAGTCCAAGCACTATAGTGTCGGGGCATATAGAATCAACTCAGATCCAACTGATATCATGGCTGAAGTTTATAAGAATGGACCTGTTGAGGTCGCCTTCACCGTTTATGAG GATTTTGCTCACTACAAATCTGGAGTTTACAAGCATGTGACAGGCAGTGTTATGGGAGGTCATGCAGTTAAGCTTATCGGGTGGGGAACTTCTGATGATGGGGAGGATTACTGG CTCCTTGCAAACCAGTGGAATAAAGGCTGGGGTGAA GATGGTTACTTCAAGATCAGAAGGGGCACAAATGAGTGTGGAATCGAAGATGATGTGGTAGCTGGTTTACCTTCAACC
- the LOC107912259 gene encoding cathepsin B-like protease 2 isoform X3, producing MLTSSKFVIFGTKVGEFKHILGVKPTPKKELLGIPIIRHGKSLKMPANFDARTAWPQCSTIGRILDQGHCGSCWAFGAVESLSDRFCIHFGMNISLSVNDLLACCGFLCGSGCDGGVPISAWRYFVRSGVVSEECDPYFDDIGCSHPGCEPAYPTPMCEKKCVKGNQLWSQSKHYSVGAYRINSDPTDIMAEVYKNGPVEVAFTVYEDFAHYKSGVYKHVTGSVMGGHAVKLIGWGTSDDGEDYWLLANQWNKGWGEDGYFKIRRGTNECGIEDDVVAGLPSTKNLVREVADMDILKAASF from the exons ATGCTTACTAGTTCCAAATTTGTCATTTTCGGTACAAAGGTTGGTGAGTTTAAGCACATTCTTGGAGTCAAACCAACACCGAAGAAGGAACTTCTGGGCATTCCTATTATAAGGCATGGCAAATCCTTAAAGATGCCTGCCAATTTTGATGCTAGAACAGCTTGGCCACAATGTAGCACAATTGGAAGAATTCTTG ATCAG GGTCACTGTGGTTCTTGCTGGGCTTTTGGTGCTGTTGAATCACTATCTGATCGGTTCTGTATCCATTTTGGCATG AATATATCTTTGTCTGTTAATGATCTTCTCGCGTGCTGTGGCTTTTTATGTGGAAGTGGTTGTGATGGGGGGGTTCCAATATCTGCTTGGCGATATTTTGTGCGCTCCGGTGTTGTCTCTGAGGAg TGTGATCCGTACTTTGATGATATTGGCTGTTCTCACCCGGGTTGTGAGCCTGCATATCCTACTCCAATGTGTGAGAAAAAGTGCGTTAAGGGAAACCAGCTCTGGAGTCAGTCCAAGCACTATAGTGTCGGGGCATATAGAATCAACTCAGATCCAACTGATATCATGGCTGAAGTTTATAAGAATGGACCTGTTGAGGTCGCCTTCACCGTTTATGAG GATTTTGCTCACTACAAATCTGGAGTTTACAAGCATGTGACAGGCAGTGTTATGGGAGGTCATGCAGTTAAGCTTATCGGGTGGGGAACTTCTGATGATGGGGAGGATTACTGG CTCCTTGCAAACCAGTGGAATAAAGGCTGGGGTGAA GATGGTTACTTCAAGATCAGAAGGGGCACAAATGAGTGTGGAATCGAAGATGATGTGGTAGCTGGTTTACCTTCAACC